Part of the Propioniciclava sp. MC1595 genome is shown below.
CGGGCACGACGTTCATCAGCACGCTGCTGGCCAGCGGCGCGAGGCCGCCGGGCACATAGAGACCGACGCGCGCCACCGGGACGGTCTTGGTCTCGACCACGGCGCCGGGTGCGACCTCGGCGCGGACCAGGTCCGGCGTCCCCTCGGTCTCGGCGACCTCGCGGCGCCGGCGGATGGACTCGGTGAAGGCCGCGCGCACCTCGGGGTCGAGCTCGTCGGCGCAGCGCGCCAGCACCTCGGCCGGTACACGCAGGTGCTCGGGCACGACCTTGTCGAAACGCTCAGCGAACTCGCGCAGGGCCGCCTCTCCGCGCTCGGCGACCGCGTCGCAGATCCCCTTCACCGCCCCGAGGGCATGGTCGATGTCGAACGCGCCGCGGGGCACCACGGCGCGGTAGTCGGGGGTCAGTCCTCGGACATCGATCAGGCGGAGTTCCACGGGGGTGATTCTATGGGCCCCATGTTCATCGGGATCGGGACGGTCACCAACGTGGTCACCGTGGCCCTCGGCGCGGTCATCGGGCGCCTCCTGGGCGACCGCATCCCCGAGCGCACCAGCGGCACCATCACCGACGTGCTGGGCCTGATCACGCTGGTCCTCGGCGTCGGCTCGGCCCTGACGATGTCATCCCAGAACCTCGCCGACGCCGTCGGCGCCGGGGCGCCCATGCTCATCGTGCTCGGCTCGCTCCTGTTCGGCGCGATCGTCGGCTCGGCCCTGCGCATCGAGCAGCGCCTGGAGTGGGGCGCGGCGTGGCTGCGCCAGCGCTTCTCGGGCACCGGCGACGCGGGCACGTTCGTCGACGCCATCGTCACCCCGACGCTGCTGTTCTGCATCGGCCCGCTCACCATCCTCGGCTCGCTGTCGGACGGCCTGGGCCGCGGCGCCGACCAGCTCCTGGTGAAGGCCGTGCTGGACGGCTTCGCCGCCATCGCGTTCGCGAGCACCCTCGGCTGGGGCGTGCTGTTCTCGGCCATCGCCGTCGGTCTGGTGCAGGGCAGCCTCACGCTGGCCGCCTTCCTGCTCGGCGACCTGTTCTCGATGGCCCAGATCGACGCCCTCACCGCGACCGGTGGGGTCATGCTCATGGCGCTGGGCGTGCGCCTGCTCAAGCTCAAGAACATCCCGGTCGGCGACCTGCTGCCGGCGCTGGTCTTCGCGCCCGTGCTGGTCGCCCTCGTCGCGGGCCTGCGTTGATGGCCCGGCGCAAGCAGGCCGCGGGCGGCACCCCGGCGACGGCCGCGCTGGCCGCGGCCGGCATCGCCTTCACCCCAGTCGAGTACATCCACCACGACGACAGCACCGACTTCGGCGCCGAGGCGGCGCGGGAGACGGGCCTCGACCCGGCGGTGATCTTCAAGACCCTCGTCGTCACCACCGGCCCCCGGCAGCTCGCGGTGGGCATCGTCCCGGTCGCCGGACGCCTCGACCTCAAGGCCATCGCCACCGCCCTCGGCGCGAAGAAGGCCGAGCTGGCCGACCCGAAGGTGGCCGAACGCTCGTCGGGCTACGTCGTGGGCGGGCTCTCCCCCATCGGACAGCGGACGCCCCTGCCCACGGTCATCGACGCGTCGGCCGAGGCGTTGGACGTGATGTACGTCTCGGGCGGCAAGCGCGGCCTGCAGCTGGGGATCGCGCCCGCCGACCTGGCCGCAGCCACGCACGCGACCTTCGCACCGATCGGCCGCTGACCGACGCGGTTCAGGGCCGACGGTCGAGCACCGCGGCCAGCGCGAGCTGCCCCTCGGCGAACGCCGCCCGGCGCCGGTCGGACTGCGCGTCGCGCAGCACCCGCCACGCGCCGGTGTCGGGGTCCGCGCCGCTGCGCCGCGCGACCTGCACGATGAGGTCGCTCGCGACCGCGGTGTCCTGCAGCTCCCCGAGGGACTCGGTGACCGCCTCCCACGCGGTGACCTCGTCGGACAGCCCGGGGACGGACGCCTCCATGGCCTCACACGCGTAGCGCACCGCCTTGGCGGCCTTGCGCACCTCGTGCCAGCGTTCGAGCTCCTCGGGGGCCTCGCGGGCCTCCTCCCGGAGGCGGGACACCTCGGCGACGGCCCGGGCCAGCAGGGGCGGCAGGACCTCGCCAGCCGGCCGGTCGGCGCGGCCGCGCAGGGGCGGGTCGGTGAGCAGGGAGACGAGGGCCGCCCGCAGCGCGGCGGCGCGCTCGCCGTCCAGCTCGGTGACGAGGGCCGCGTGGGCCCGGTCGTGCTCGGCGCGCAGGTGGTCGAGCAGCCCGTGGCGCACCTCGGGCGCCACGTCGGTGCCCAGCTCGGCCAGCAGGTCGCCGAACTCCTCCCGCAGCACCTCGGCGTCGCGGGGTTCGCCCAGGACGGTGCCCAGCCAGCGCAGCTCGGCCCGGAGCGGTCGCGTGCGGTCGGTGTCGAACAGGCGGGCGAAGGTCTTCAGCAGGCTGCGCAGCCGGCGGGTCGCGACGCGCGCCTTGTGCACGTGGTCGGGCTCGTCGGTGCGGACGCCGGCCTCCAGGGCCTGCAGCACCCCGACCTGGCGCGCGGCCCAGGCCAGCAGGACGTCGGCGGCCGGGGCTTCGGGCGAGGCGGGCGGGGTGAAGCGGGGCACCGCGGCCAGCGCCCTGGCGACCTTGGAGGTGTGCGGGGCCACGGTGGCGCCAGCGGCGACGAGGTGCTCCGACAGCCCGTCCAGCAGCGCGGCGGGCACCCCGGGCACCAGCTCGACCTCGACCTCGGCCCAGGCATCCTCCCCCGCCCGCGTGGTGGCCCGCACCGCATCCTGGGCCAGGGTGGCGACGGGGACGCCGTCGGTGCCGAGGAAGGTCTCCACGCGGGTGGTGCGGAGGCGGGCCACGGGGATGACGGCCGCCAGACCGGTCACCTCGCGGACCTCCTGGCGCAGCGCCCCGGGAACATCGGCCGACAGGGCGGCGGTGACCTCGACCCGTCCCTCGCCCGTGGCGGGCCGCTTCAGGTGCCAGCCGTCGTCGTGCCCGCCGGTGCGGCGGCGCAGGGACCAGCCGGCGTCGGCGAGGTCGCAGGCCAGGGTGTCGTGGTAGGTGGCATCCAGCTCGTGGACCGCGGTGGCCAGCACCTCGACGAGCCCCGTGAAGTCGGGGGCGAACCCGGCCGGTGCGGTGAACTTCCGCTCGACCTCGAGGGCCCGCTCAGGCATCGCGGGGCGCCTTGGCGACCTCGGGGCCCAGGGACGCGGCGAACAGCGGGACGGCGACGGCGGCGAACACCCAGACGGCCAGGGCGGACGGCGCGGACAGCAGCAGCGCGACCTCGACCTTGTCGCCGGCCTGGGCGGCGGCCAGGCGCTCGGGGAACGGGCCGGGGCCGAACACCTCGCCCAGCCACCAGCAGGTCAGCCCGCCGACGACGGCCAGGGCGGCCGTGATCACCGCGACCGGCCACCCGATCACCCGCAGCCGCACCCACGCGGCGATGCCGAGGGCGAGGCCGCCGGCCATGGCGAGGATCGAGTACCAGAACGAGGCGGAGAACATCTCGGCGCGGCCGCTGTCGGAGATCTCGGCGTGGCCGTCGGCCTGGACCGTCCACTCCGGCAGCACCGCGAGGTTCGCCCACAGCAGCGCGGCCACCGCCCCGACCAGGACGGCCAGGACGGTCAGCACCAGCGTGCGGCTCACCGCGCTGCGGAACCCCATGGCAGTGATGCTAGGCGCTGACACAGGACGGCCCCAACAGCGCCTTGAGGTCGGCCACGAGCGAGTTGGTGTTCTGCACGCGCAGGCGGTCGTCCAGGCGCCACACCGTCGCGCGCTGCGGGCTCACCAGCCGGACGCGCACCTCCTGGGTGCCCGGGTGCTGGCGCAGCGTGAACTTGAGCTGCTCGACGACCTCGGGGGTGCACCGCGCGGTGGGCAGGGAGATCGTCACCGGCCCGGACGGCCCGGCGCTCACGTCGGGGAAGCTGACGTCGGAGGCGGTGAGCTCGACCGAGTCGTCGCGGTCGCGCAGGCGCCCCTTGATCCGGACGACCACGTCGGTGCCCAGCGACATCGCCACGGGGGCGTAGGCCTTGTTGAACACCAGCACCTCGATCGAGGCGTCCAGGTCCTCCACGCTCAGGATCGCCCAGACCTTGCCGTCCTTGGTCTGCTTGCGCTGGATGCCGGTGATCATGCCGCAGATCGTGACCACGCCGTCCCGGGGGCCGTCGTCGGCGGTCAACTGCTGGATGCCGAGGTCGCGGTTGGCCGCGAGGACGTGCTCGAGGCCCTGCAGCGGGTGGTCGGAGACGTAGAGGCCGAGCATCTCGCGCTCGAACGCCAGCCGCGTCATCTTCTCCCACTCGGCCAGGTTGGGCACGGGGGTGGAGTGGAGCAGGCCGCCGCCCTCGGCGTCCGCGTCGTCGCCCCCGAAGAAGTCGCCGAACAGGTCGTCCTGGCCGAGCGCCTGGTTGCGCTTGAGGCCGACCACCTGGTCGACCTTCTCCTCGAAGACCTCCATCAGCCCGCGCCGGGTGTGGCCGAGCGAGTCGAACGCCCCGGCCTTGATCAGCGACTCGATGACGCGCTTGTTGCACACCACGGCCGGCACCTGGTCGAGGAAGTCGTTGAAGTCGCGGGCCGGCCCCTTCTCGGTGCGGGCCTCGATGATGCCCTGCACCACGTTGTGGCCGACGTTGCGGATCGCGCCCAGCCCGTAGCGGATGTCGGAGCCCACCGGGGTGAACATCTCCTCCGACTCGTTGACGTCGGGCGGCAGCACCTTGATGCCCATCCGGCGGCACTCGCCGAGGTAGATCGCGGTCTTGTCCTTGTCGCCCTTCACCGACTCCAGCAGCGCGGCCATGTACTCGGCCGGGTAGTGGGCCTTGAGGTAGGCGGTCCAGTAGGAGATCACGCCGTACGCGGCGGTGTGGGCCTTGTTGAACGCGTAGTCGGAGAACGGGACGAGGATGTCCCACAGCGCCTTGATCGCGGCGTCGGAGTACCCGTTGGCCCGCATGCCGTCGCTGAACGGCACGAACTCGGCGTCGAGGACCTCCTTCTTCTTCTTGCCCATCGCGCGACGCAGCAGGTCGGCCTTGCCGAGGCTGTACCCGGCCACCTTCTGCGCGATCTGCTGCACCTGCTCCTGGTAGACGATCAGGCCGTGGGTCGTGTCGAGGATGTCGGCCAGCGGCTCGGCCAGCTCGGGGTGGATGGGCTCGATGGCCTGCCGGCCGTTCTTGCGCAGCGCGTAGTTGGTGTGCGAGTCGGCGCCCATCGGGCCCGGCCGGTAGAGCGCGAGCGCCGCGGAGATGTCCTCGAAGTTGTCGGGCTGCATCAGCCGCAGCAGCGAGCGCATGCCGCCACCGTCGAGCTGGAAGATGCCCAGGGTCTCGCCCGAGGCCAGCAGCTCGTAGGCCGCCTTGTCGGTCATGTCGCGGGCCAGCGCGTCGAGGTCGAGGTCGACGCCGGTGTTGATCTTCACGTTGCGCACGGCGTCGTCGAGGATCGTGAGGTTGCGCAGGCCCAGGAAGTCCATCTTGACCAGGCCCAGGCTCTCGCAGCTGGGGTAGTCGAACTGGGTGATGATCTGGCCGTCCTGCTCCCGCTTCATGATCGGGATGACGTCCAGCAGGGGCTTGCTCGACATGATCACGCCGGCGGCGTGGACGCCCCACTGGCGCTTGAGGCCCTCGATGCCGCGGGCGGTGTCGACGACCTCCTTCACCTCGGGGTCGGTGTTGTACAGCTCGCGGAACTCCGCACCCTCGCCGTAGCGGCCGTGCTCGGGGTTGAAGACCTCGGCGATCGGCACGTCCTTGCCCATGACGGGCGGCGTGTACGCCTTGGTGATCTTCTCGCCCAGGGCGAAGGGCTTGCCGAGCACGCGGCCGGCGTCCTTGATCGCCTGCTTCGCCTTGATCGTGCCGTAGGTGACGATCTGGCAGACCCGGTCGTCGCCGTACTTCTCGGTGACGTACCGGATCACCTCGCCGCGACGACGCTCGTCGAAGTCGACGTCGAAGTCGGGCATCGAGGGGCGCTCGGGGTTCAGGAACCGCTCGAAGATCAGGCCGTGGGGCACGGGGTCGAGGTCGGTGATCCGCATCGCGAAGGCGCACATCGAGCCGGCGCCCGAGCCACGGCCCGGACCCACCCGGATGCCGTTGGCCTTGGCCCAGTTGATGAAGTCGGCCACGACGAGGAAGTACCCGGCGTAACCCTTGCCGATGATGACCTGCTCCTCGAACTCCGCCTGCTTGATGGCGTAGTCGGGGACGCCGTCGGGGAAGCGCTCCTCGAGCCCGCGGCGGACCTCCTTGTGGAACCAGGACTCCTCCGACTCCCCCACCGGGACGGGGAACTGGGGCATGTAGGTGCCCATCCCCTCGTCGAAGGTGACGTTGCACCGCTCGGCGATCGCCAGCGTGTTGTCGCACGCCTCGGGCAGGTTGCTGAACAGCTGCCGCATCTCGGTCGGGCTCTTGAGGTAGTAGCCCGTCCCGTCGAACTTGAAGCGGCCCGGGGTGTCCTTGTTCGCGCCGGCGCTCACGCACAGCAGTGTGTCGTGGTCGTCGGCGTCGGTCGCGTGCACGTAGTGCAGGTCGTTGCTGGCCACCAGCGGCAGGGCCAGCTCCTTGGCCAGGCGCAGCAGGTCGGCGCGCACGCGGGTCTCGATGTCGAGCCCGTGGTCCATGAGCTCGACGTAGAAGTTGCCGGCCCCGAAGATGTCGCGGAACTCGGCGGCCGAGGCCACGGCCTGCTCGTACTGCCCCAGGCGCAGGTAGGTCTGGACCTCGCCCGAGGGGCACCCGGTCGTGGCGATCAGGCCCTTGCCGTAGCGGTTCAGCAGCTCCCGGTCGGCGCGCGGCTTGTAGAAGAACCCCTCCAGGCTCGACAGCGAGCTCAGCCGGAACAGGTTGTGCATGCCCTCGTTGTCGGAGGCCCACATCGTCATGTGGGTGTAGGCGCCCTTGGACGCCACGTCGTCGCCCGTGCCGTCGCCGAACTGAACCCGCTTGCGCTCGGAGCGGTGGGTCCTCGGGGTGAGGTACGCCTCGAGGCCGATGATCGGCTTGACGGGGCTGCCCTTCGCCGTCTTGTACCACTCGTAGGCGCCGAACACGTTGCCGTGGTCGGTGACCGCCAACGCGGTCATGCCCATGTGTTCGGCACCCTTCGCGAGCGCCTTCAGGCGCGCCGCGCCATCCAGCATCGAGAACTCGGAATGGCAGTGCAGGTGAACGAATTCGTCGCCCATGTGTGGTGTCAACCTCCCAAGGTGCCCCACCCTAGCCTGCGCAGGTGACAGTTAACGGTTGCGACCCGGCCACCCCCTCGGGAGACTGGCGACCATGCGTCTTTCCCTGATCGGAGCACCCACCGACGTCGGCGCCTCCGTCGCCGGCTGCCGCCTCGGCCCCGGCGCGCTGCGCGTCGCCCTGCTCGGCTCGGCCCTGCGTGAGCTCGGCAATGACGTCCGCGACGTCGGCGACGTCGAGGGCCCGCCCAACCCCCGGCAGGGCCCCGTCGACGGCTACAAGCACCTGCCCGAGGTCACGGCCTGGAACCACGCCGTCCGGGACGCCGTGGCTGCCGAGCTGGCCGACGGGCGCCTGCCGATCCTCATGGGCGGGGACCACTCGCTGGCCATCGGGTCGATCAGCGCCGTCGCCGCCCACTGCCGCGCCGCGGGCAAGCGCCTGCTCATCATCTGGGTGGACGCCCACGCCGACATCAACACCAACGAGATGACCCCGTCGGGCAACATCCACGGGATGCCGGTGGCCTGCCTGCTGGGCCACGGCCCCGACGTCCTGACCGGGCTCTCCGACCGGACCCCCGCGATCACCCACGACCAGATCCACCAGGTCGGCCTGCGCAGCGTCGACGAGGGCGAGAAGGTCTTCCTCCACGAGCTGGGCATGGCCGTCTACGACATGCGGTTCCTCGACGAGGTCGGGATGCGCCGGGCCATGACCCGGGTGCTGGCCTCGGTTGGCGAGGACACCCACCTGCACCTGTCCCTCGACCTGGACTTCGTCGACCCGAGCGTCGCCCCCGGCGTCGGCACGCCCGTCGTCGGTGGCCCGACCTACCGCGAGGCCCACCTGGTCATGGAGATGATCGCCGACACCGGCCGGCTGGGGTCGCTGGACATCGTCGAGGTCAACCCGGCCCTCGACGTGCGCAACGCGACCGCCGAGCTGGCGGTCGACCTCGTGGAGTCGCTGTTCGGCAAGTCCACGCTGCTGCGCGTCACCGACCTGGACAACCCGCCCGCCGGCTGAGGGCTATTCGGCCTCCCGCTCCAGCGGTCCACCCGGCCGGCCGTGGCGGACGAGGTCGAACAGGGCGTGCCACGTCGCGACCTTGACCCGCGGCCGGCCGAACCGCTGCCCCGCCGCCTGCTCCTCGGCGTCGATGCGCTCCCAGTCGGCGAACGTGGACGCCGGCCTCCCCCGGTCCGCCAACAGCGCCCCGGCGTCCGGCCCCGTCGGGGCGGGCAGGTCGGCGAGGTCGGCCAGGAGGTTGCGGACGGTGGCCGCGGCGTCCGCCTTGTTGGTGCCGATCACGCCGAGCGGGCCACGCTTGATCCAGCCGACGACGTACTCGCCGGGGCGCGGGCCGGCGGCGTCGACCACCCGGCCGTCGGTGTTGGGCACCACCCCCGCCTCGGGGTCGAACGGGACGCCCGGCAGCGGCTTGCCCCGGTACCCGATCGCGCGCAGCACCAACTGGGCGACGACGACCTCGCGCTCGCCCGTGCCGACCACCCGGCCGGCCTCGTCCAGCGCGGTGCGTTCCAGCACCACCGCGCGCACCCCGGACGCCCCCACGAGCTCGACGGGCCGGCGCCAGAAGGCCAGGTGCAGGCGCGCCCGCGGTTCCTCGACGACGCGGTCGGCGGCCTCGCGCAGGGCGGCCAGGTTCTGGCGCACGCGCCGGTCGGCGTCCACGGGGTCGTCGGGCACGGGGTCGTGCAGCACGGGCTGGACGCCGTCCAGCGCCAGCAGCTCGCGCAACTCGGTGGTGGTGAAGGTCGCGTGCTCGGGCCCGCGGCGTCCGACGACCCACACGTCGGCGACCCGGTGGGCGCGGAGCTCGTCGAGGACGGGCGGGGGCATGTCGGTCGTGGCCAGGTGGTCCGGGTCGGCGAGCAGGATGCGGGCCACGTCCACGGCCACGTTGCCGACGCCGAACGTGATCGCCGTGTCGACCCCGGCGAGCGACTGCGCCTCGGCGTCGGGGTGGCCGCAGTACCAGGCCACGAACTCGCGGGCCGAGCGGCTGCCGGGCAGGTGCTCGCCCCGGACGTCGAGGCGGCGGTCCTCGGAGGCGCCGGCCGCGTACACGACCGCGTCGTAGCCCTCGCGCAGCTCGTCGGCGGTGATGTCGGAGCCCAGCTCGACCATGCCGAAGAAGCGCACCCTGTCGGAGGCGAACGGCTCGGCCAGCACCCGCTGGATGCCCTGCATGCTCGTGTGGTCGGGCGCCACCCCGTAACGCAGCAGTCCGTAGGGCGTGGGCAGGCGGTCGAGGATGTCGACGCGGACGTCGTCGGACCCCTTGAGCAAGGACCCTGCCGCGTACAGCCCCGAGGGGCCGGCACCGACGATGGCGACGCGTGGCTGCTCCGTCATGGCGGCATCCTGCCAGTTGGCCCGGGCGGGGCCAAGGGTCACGCGGGGCCGGCCAGCCGCGCCCCGTACCGGCCGGGCGGCCGGACGGGCGAGGCTCCGCCGTGAACCGTCATACCATCATCGGCCGCTCGGTGGGCAGGATCGGCTTCGGCAGCGCCGAGCTGCCCTGCAGGAAGGCGTCCACGCCGTTGGCCGCGCTGCGGCCCTCGGCGATGGCCCACACGATCAGCGACTGGCCGCGGCCGGCGTCCCCGGCCACGAACACGCCGGGCACGTTGGTGGCGTAGTCGGCGTCGCGGGCGATGTTGCCCCGGGCGTCGAGCTCGACGCCCAGTTCCTCGACCAGGCCGGCCTTCTCGGGCCCGACGAAGCCCATGGCGAGCAGCACCAGGTCGGCCGGGATCTCCCGCTCGGTGCCCTCGACCGGCGCGAACCGGCCCTCGGTGAACGCCACCTCGGTCAGGCGCAGGCCGCTCACGCGGCCCTCGGTGCCGACGAACTCGGTCGTCGAGACCGAGTAGACACGGTCGACCTCGCCCTCCTCGTGGGAGGTGCTGACGCGGAACAGCATGGGGTAGGTGGGCCACGGCTGGCCCGCCGGGCGTCCGTCGGACGGGGTGGGCATGATCTCGAGCTGCGTGACGGACGCCGCACCCTGGCGCAGGCTCGTCCCGATGCAGTCGCTGCCGGTGTCGCCGCCGCCGATGACCACGACGTGCTTGCCGGTGGCGACGATCTGCTCCTCGACCTTCTTGCCGACCGCGACCTTGTTGGCCTGGGGCAGGAACTCCATGGCCTGGTGGATGCCCGTGAGCTCGCGCCCCGGGATCGGCAGGTCGCGGGCGACCGTGGACCCGATCGCCAGCACCACCGCGTCGAAGCGGTCGAGCAGCTGCTCGCCGGTGATGTCGACGCCGATCGTCGTGTTCGGCTTGAAGACCGTGCCCTCCTGACGCATCTGCTTCAGGCGACGGTTGACGACCTTCTTCTCCATCTTGAACTCGGGGATGCCGTAGCGCAGCAGCCCGCCGATGTCGTCGGCGCGCTCGTAGACAACGACCGTGTGCCCCGAGCGGGTCAACTGCTGGGCGGCGGCCAGGCCGGCCGGGCCCGAGCCGACCACCGCGACGGTCTTGCCGGTGTGCCACTCGGGCACGACCGGGATGACGCGGCGGTCGTCCCACGCCTTGTCGGCGATGGCGACCTCGACGTTCTTGATCGTCACCGGGTCCCGGTTGATGCCGACCACGCAGGCCGTCTCGCAGGGGGCCGGGCACAGGCGTCCCGTGAACTCGGGGAAGTTGTTCGTGGCGTGCAGCCGGTCGGTCGCCTCCCGCCACAGGTCGCGGTGGATCAGGTCGTTCCACTCGGGGATCAGGTTCCCCAGCGGGCACCCGGTGTGGCAGAACGGGATTCCGCAGTCCATGCACCGGCTCGCCTGCTGGCGGATGATCGGCAGCACGGCCCGGCCGGGCGAGCCCGGGTAGACCTCGTCCCAGTCCTGGACCCGCTGGGTGGGGTCGCGGCGCTCGGCGACCTGCCGAGCGATCGTCATGAAGCCCTTGGGGTCAGCCATGAGCGGCCTCCATCATCGTGCGAACGGTCTCGTCCTCGCCGAGGCCCGCGGCCTCGGCGTCGGCGCGTGCGGCGAGCACGCGGGCGTAGTCACGCGGCAGCAGCTTGGTGAAGCGCTCCCGCCAGGCCGGGGCGCCGGCGTCCAGCAGGCGCTGGGCGACGGCCGAGCCGGTCATGTCCACGTGGCGGCGCAGCAGCGTCTCCACCCGGTCGACGTCGGAGTCGGTCAGGGGAACGGGGTCGACGAGCTCGGTGTTGACCCGGGCCGCGTCGAGGTCGAGGACCCACGCGAGGCCGCCCGACATGCCCGCGGCGACGTTGCGCCCGGTGCCGCCCAGGACGAGTGCCTCACCGCCGGTCATGTACTCCAGCGCGTGGTCGCCCACCCCCTCGACGACCGCCGTGGCGCCCGAGTTGCGCACGCAGAAGCGCTCGCCCACCTGGCCGCGGATGTAGATCTCGCCCGAGGTGGCCCCGTAGCCGATGACGTTGCCGGCCACGATCTGCTCCTCGGCCACGAACGGCGCGTCGTCGGCCGGCCGGACCGCGAGGCGTCCGCCCGACAGGCCCTTGCCGAGGTAGTCGTTGGTGTCGCCCACCAGGCGCAGGGTGACGCCGCGGGGCACGAACGCCCCGAAGCTCTGGCCGCCGGTGCCGGTCATCGTGATGTCGATCGTGTCGTCGGGCAGGCCCTTGCCCTTGGTCGCCCTGGTCACGGCGTTGCCGAGCATGGTGCCCACCGTGCGGTCGACGTTGGTCACCGCGGTGGCGAACCGCACCTTCGCGCCGGTCTCCAGGGCGGACGCCGCGCGCTCGATCAGCTCGTTGTCGAGCTTGGCGGCCAGGCCGTGGTCCTGGGTCGTGACGCAGTGCAGCGGCCCGCCGGTCTCGACGCGGTGCAGGATCGGCGTGAGGTCGAGGCCCTGCGCCTTCCAGTGGTCGACGGCCGCCCGGGTGCGGAGCACCTCGACGTGTCCGACGGC
Proteins encoded:
- a CDS encoding CYTH and CHAD domain-containing protein — encoded protein: MPERALEVERKFTAPAGFAPDFTGLVEVLATAVHELDATYHDTLACDLADAGWSLRRRTGGHDDGWHLKRPATGEGRVEVTAALSADVPGALRQEVREVTGLAAVIPVARLRTTRVETFLGTDGVPVATLAQDAVRATTRAGEDAWAEVEVELVPGVPAALLDGLSEHLVAAGATVAPHTSKVARALAAVPRFTPPASPEAPAADVLLAWAARQVGVLQALEAGVRTDEPDHVHKARVATRRLRSLLKTFARLFDTDRTRPLRAELRWLGTVLGEPRDAEVLREEFGDLLAELGTDVAPEVRHGLLDHLRAEHDRAHAALVTELDGERAAALRAALVSLLTDPPLRGRADRPAGEVLPPLLARAVAEVSRLREEAREAPEELERWHEVRKAAKAVRYACEAMEASVPGLSDEVTAWEAVTESLGELQDTAVASDLIVQVARRSGADPDTGAWRVLRDAQSDRRRAAFAEGQLALAAVLDRRP
- the ybaK gene encoding Cys-tRNA(Pro) deacylase, with product MARRKQAAGGTPATAALAAAGIAFTPVEYIHHDDSTDFGAEAARETGLDPAVIFKTLVVTTGPRQLAVGIVPVAGRLDLKAIATALGAKKAELADPKVAERSSGYVVGGLSPIGQRTPLPTVIDASAEALDVMYVSGGKRGLQLGIAPADLAAATHATFAPIGR
- a CDS encoding DUF554 domain-containing protein, which encodes MFIGIGTVTNVVTVALGAVIGRLLGDRIPERTSGTITDVLGLITLVLGVGSALTMSSQNLADAVGAGAPMLIVLGSLLFGAIVGSALRIEQRLEWGAAWLRQRFSGTGDAGTFVDAIVTPTLLFCIGPLTILGSLSDGLGRGADQLLVKAVLDGFAAIAFASTLGWGVLFSAIAVGLVQGSLTLAAFLLGDLFSMAQIDALTATGGVMLMALGVRLLKLKNIPVGDLLPALVFAPVLVALVAGLR
- a CDS encoding ferredoxin-NADP reductase → MTEQPRVAIVGAGPSGLYAAGSLLKGSDDVRVDILDRLPTPYGLLRYGVAPDHTSMQGIQRVLAEPFASDRVRFFGMVELGSDITADELREGYDAVVYAAGASEDRRLDVRGEHLPGSRSAREFVAWYCGHPDAEAQSLAGVDTAITFGVGNVAVDVARILLADPDHLATTDMPPPVLDELRAHRVADVWVVGRRGPEHATFTTTELRELLALDGVQPVLHDPVPDDPVDADRRVRQNLAALREAADRVVEEPRARLHLAFWRRPVELVGASGVRAVVLERTALDEAGRVVGTGEREVVVAQLVLRAIGYRGKPLPGVPFDPEAGVVPNTDGRVVDAAGPRPGEYVVGWIKRGPLGVIGTNKADAAATVRNLLADLADLPAPTGPDAGALLADRGRPASTFADWERIDAEEQAAGQRFGRPRVKVATWHALFDLVRHGRPGGPLEREAE
- the rocF gene encoding arginase, whose amino-acid sequence is MRLSLIGAPTDVGASVAGCRLGPGALRVALLGSALRELGNDVRDVGDVEGPPNPRQGPVDGYKHLPEVTAWNHAVRDAVAAELADGRLPILMGGDHSLAIGSISAVAAHCRAAGKRLLIIWVDAHADINTNEMTPSGNIHGMPVACLLGHGPDVLTGLSDRTPAITHDQIHQVGLRSVDEGEKVFLHELGMAVYDMRFLDEVGMRRAMTRVLASVGEDTHLHLSLDLDFVDPSVAPGVGTPVVGGPTYREAHLVMEMIADTGRLGSLDIVEVNPALDVRNATAELAVDLVESLFGKSTLLRVTDLDNPPAG
- the dnaE gene encoding DNA polymerase III subunit alpha; amino-acid sequence: MGDEFVHLHCHSEFSMLDGAARLKALAKGAEHMGMTALAVTDHGNVFGAYEWYKTAKGSPVKPIIGLEAYLTPRTHRSERKRVQFGDGTGDDVASKGAYTHMTMWASDNEGMHNLFRLSSLSSLEGFFYKPRADRELLNRYGKGLIATTGCPSGEVQTYLRLGQYEQAVASAAEFRDIFGAGNFYVELMDHGLDIETRVRADLLRLAKELALPLVASNDLHYVHATDADDHDTLLCVSAGANKDTPGRFKFDGTGYYLKSPTEMRQLFSNLPEACDNTLAIAERCNVTFDEGMGTYMPQFPVPVGESEESWFHKEVRRGLEERFPDGVPDYAIKQAEFEEQVIIGKGYAGYFLVVADFINWAKANGIRVGPGRGSGAGSMCAFAMRITDLDPVPHGLIFERFLNPERPSMPDFDVDFDERRRGEVIRYVTEKYGDDRVCQIVTYGTIKAKQAIKDAGRVLGKPFALGEKITKAYTPPVMGKDVPIAEVFNPEHGRYGEGAEFRELYNTDPEVKEVVDTARGIEGLKRQWGVHAAGVIMSSKPLLDVIPIMKREQDGQIITQFDYPSCESLGLVKMDFLGLRNLTILDDAVRNVKINTGVDLDLDALARDMTDKAAYELLASGETLGIFQLDGGGMRSLLRLMQPDNFEDISAALALYRPGPMGADSHTNYALRKNGRQAIEPIHPELAEPLADILDTTHGLIVYQEQVQQIAQKVAGYSLGKADLLRRAMGKKKKEVLDAEFVPFSDGMRANGYSDAAIKALWDILVPFSDYAFNKAHTAAYGVISYWTAYLKAHYPAEYMAALLESVKGDKDKTAIYLGECRRMGIKVLPPDVNESEEMFTPVGSDIRYGLGAIRNVGHNVVQGIIEARTEKGPARDFNDFLDQVPAVVCNKRVIESLIKAGAFDSLGHTRRGLMEVFEEKVDQVVGLKRNQALGQDDLFGDFFGGDDADAEGGGLLHSTPVPNLAEWEKMTRLAFEREMLGLYVSDHPLQGLEHVLAANRDLGIQQLTADDGPRDGVVTICGMITGIQRKQTKDGKVWAILSVEDLDASIEVLVFNKAYAPVAMSLGTDVVVRIKGRLRDRDDSVELTASDVSFPDVSAGPSGPVTISLPTARCTPEVVEQLKFTLRQHPGTQEVRVRLVSPQRATVWRLDDRLRVQNTNSLVADLKALLGPSCVSA
- a CDS encoding glutamate synthase subunit beta, which codes for MADPKGFMTIARQVAERRDPTQRVQDWDEVYPGSPGRAVLPIIRQQASRCMDCGIPFCHTGCPLGNLIPEWNDLIHRDLWREATDRLHATNNFPEFTGRLCPAPCETACVVGINRDPVTIKNVEVAIADKAWDDRRVIPVVPEWHTGKTVAVVGSGPAGLAAAQQLTRSGHTVVVYERADDIGGLLRYGIPEFKMEKKVVNRRLKQMRQEGTVFKPNTTIGVDITGEQLLDRFDAVVLAIGSTVARDLPIPGRELTGIHQAMEFLPQANKVAVGKKVEEQIVATGKHVVVIGGGDTGSDCIGTSLRQGAASVTQLEIMPTPSDGRPAGQPWPTYPMLFRVSTSHEEGEVDRVYSVSTTEFVGTEGRVSGLRLTEVAFTEGRFAPVEGTEREIPADLVLLAMGFVGPEKAGLVEELGVELDARGNIARDADYATNVPGVFVAGDAGRGQSLIVWAIAEGRSAANGVDAFLQGSSALPKPILPTERPMMV